From Pandoraea vervacti, the proteins below share one genomic window:
- a CDS encoding ABC transporter substrate-binding protein, with protein sequence MKLSVKVVMCAAALALGASSAAWSQSKTLYIGMNGGPMEKAYTSQVFPEFEKANNVKVVVVPGTSSDVLAKLLANRNSPQMHVVFLDDGVMARAISMGVCQKLDDSPVLKELMPSARVKDDMGAGVQLGMTGIGYNTKLFKEKGWAAPTSWTDFADPKYKGKVVFQSASSSTFGLHGFLALNRIWGGSETNVEPGFTKWATTVGPNVVEYIPNSAKLSEMIQTGEAAIFPLTPTAVSDLQDKGIQVGYVAPKEGAVQLLVDLCVVKNSPDNAMAQKLAQYLLSAKGQSLAAAAGAYIPTNPQATIPPAMQKRLGKLDDLTRNIKTVDWDAVNQRRAQWDQRWNRQIEQ encoded by the coding sequence ATGAAGCTATCTGTTAAGGTCGTCATGTGCGCTGCGGCGCTGGCATTGGGCGCGAGCAGCGCGGCCTGGTCGCAGTCCAAAACGCTTTACATCGGCATGAATGGCGGCCCGATGGAAAAGGCTTACACGAGCCAGGTCTTCCCGGAGTTCGAGAAGGCCAACAACGTGAAGGTCGTGGTGGTGCCGGGCACGTCCTCGGACGTGCTGGCCAAGCTGCTTGCGAACCGTAACAGCCCGCAGATGCACGTCGTTTTCCTGGACGACGGCGTGATGGCGCGCGCGATCAGCATGGGCGTGTGTCAGAAGCTCGACGATTCGCCCGTGCTCAAGGAACTGATGCCGTCGGCGCGCGTGAAGGACGACATGGGCGCCGGTGTGCAGCTCGGCATGACCGGCATCGGCTACAACACCAAGCTCTTCAAGGAAAAGGGCTGGGCGGCGCCGACCTCGTGGACCGACTTCGCCGATCCCAAGTACAAGGGCAAGGTGGTGTTCCAGTCGGCGTCGAGCAGCACCTTCGGCCTGCATGGCTTTCTCGCACTGAACCGCATCTGGGGCGGCAGCGAGACGAACGTCGAACCCGGTTTCACGAAGTGGGCCACGACCGTCGGCCCGAACGTGGTCGAATACATCCCGAACTCGGCCAAGCTCTCGGAAATGATCCAGACCGGCGAAGCCGCGATCTTCCCGCTGACCCCGACGGCCGTGAGCGACCTTCAGGACAAGGGTATTCAGGTCGGCTACGTCGCCCCGAAGGAAGGCGCGGTGCAGTTGCTCGTCGACCTGTGCGTGGTGAAGAACAGCCCGGACAACGCCATGGCGCAAAAGCTCGCGCAGTATCTGCTCTCGGCCAAGGGGCAATCGCTGGCCGCTGCTGCCGGCGCCTATATCCCGACCAATCCGCAAGCGACGATTCCGCCGGCGATGCAAAAGCGTCTGGGCAAGCTCGACGATCTGACCCGTAACATCAAGACGGTCGATTGGGACGCCGTCAACCAGCGCCGCGCTCAGTGGGATCAGCGCTGGAATCGCCAGATCGAGCAGTAA